GGACGACATGCGCCACGACTTCTACCGGCCCGGCGGCTTCCACTACCTGAAGGGCGGCCTCGACGCCAGCGGCAAGCTTACGGCGTGGAGTGGGCATTTCGTCAGCTACGGGCCCATGAATCCGCCGGCCGGCGCGCCCAACACGTTCGCGCAATCGGCGAACATCCCGAACACCGAGTTTCCGAGCGGCTACGTGCCCAACTTCGCGATTCATGCGTCGTTGATTCCGCTCGGCGTCCCGACCGGCGCGCTGCGCGCGCCGCGCAGCAACGCGGTGGCCTGGGTCTACCAGTCGTTCATCGACGAACTCGCCCATGCCGCCGGCAAGGACCCGCTGCAGTTCCGGCTGGATCTGATGGCCACGCCGCGCACCAAGCCGGCCGGCGACGGCTTCAGCGGCGAGCGCATGAGCGGCGTACTGCGCGAGGTGGCCGAGCGCTCGGGCTGGGCCGCCCGCAAAGCCAGCAAGACCACCGCCATGGGCATCGCCTGCCACTACAGCCACCGCGGCTACTTCGCGGAAGTGGCCGAGGTCACGATCGGCGACAACAACACGCTCCGGGTCAACAAGGTATGGGTGGTCGGCGATGTCGGCCACCAGATCGTGAACCCGAGCGCGGCCATCAACCAGGTGCAGGGCGCCGTGATCGACGGCCTGGCCGAGTTGATGGCGCAGGAGATCACGATCGAGAACGGCCGCACGGTGCAGAGCAACTTCACCCAGTTCCCACTGGTGCGGATCCGCCAGGCGCCGCCGGTCATCAACGTGCACTTCCGGCTGACCGACAACAGCCCGACGGGGCTGGGCGAACCGTCGCTGCCGCCGATCCTGCCGGCGGTGTGCAACGCGATCTTCTCGATCACCGGCACGCGCGTGCGGTCGCTGCCGCTGTCGAAGCACGGCTTCCGCTGGGCCTGATCACGGACGTTAACCACGGAGGAGCCAGGCGTTCAGCTGGCCCATGAACGGGGCCGCCAGGACAAGGGCCGCCGAAGCGATTGCGGCGAACCCGAACCTCAGGCCACGCGCTTGAGCCGGACGCGCAGGTAGGCCACGCCCATCATCAGCACCATCAGCATGCCGCCGCCGGTCAGGCCGTTCTCGCACCGGAAGCGGATGGTCTCCCCCGGCGCGGCGTCGAAGCTCACGGTGTGGCCGAACAGCGTGTTGTGGGCCTTGACGACGTGCGGGCCCGGCGCCAGCTCGCGCGTGAACGTCTTGCCGTAGCGCAACACGCGGTCCCACTTCTCGCCGTCCACCCACAGGTAGACGGGCCGATCCTGGATGTCTTCGGGATGATCGCGCGCGATCACCAACTGCGCCGGTAACGATGAGGGCATGGTACTGTTTTCAGCATACCGCTGATGCGTCGCCTCCTCGCCATTCTCGCTCTCGCCTGCGCCGCGTGCGCCACGCCTTCTGCGCCTGCCGCCGAGCTGGTCGAGCGATCCCGGATTGCGATGGGCTCGCAGCTGCGCCTGGCCGCCTGGACGACCGACGAGAGCGCCGCCGCGGCGGCGTTCGAGCAGGTGTTTCGCGAGTTCGATCGCCTCGAGGCGCTGATGAGCGTGTGGCGGCCCGGCAGCGACGTGGTCCGCATGAATGAGGCCGCCGGCCAGGCGCCGGTCCCGGTCAGCGCGGAGACCCTCGATGTGCTGGCCGCGGCTCGCCAGGCCAGCGAGTGGACCGGCGGTAAGTTCGACATCACCTTCGGCGCGCTCGCCGACATCTGGAAGTTCGATCACGACCAGGACAACGTGGTCCCCGACCGGCGCGCGATCGAGGCGCGCCTGCCGCTGGTGGACTACCGGGCAGTCGAGATCGACCGCGCCGCCGGCACGGCCTACATCCGCACGCCCGGCGCCCGCGTCCATCTCGGCGGCATCGGCAAGGGCTACGCCGTCGATCGGGCCGCGGCGCTGCTGCGCGCCCGCGGCTTCGCCAACTTCCTGATCCAGAGCGGCGGCGACCTGTACGTCGCCGGCCGCAACGGCGAGGTGCCGTGGAAGCTCGGGATCAACGATCCGCGCGGACCGGCGGGACACAGCTTCGCGACCCTCGAGCTGGGCGACGGCACGTTCAGCACGTCAGGGGACTACGAGCGCTTCTTCATCAAGGACGGCACGCGCTACCACCACCTGATCGATCCGGATCGCGGCGCGCCGGCCACCGGCACCCGCAGCGTCACCATCGTCGCCGACAGCGCCATGCTGGCCGACGTGTTGTCCACCGGCGTGTTCATCATGGGGCCGGCCGGCGGCATGGCCCTGATCGAGCAGCTGCCCCAGGTGGAGGGCGTGATCGTGACCGCGGCCAACGAGGTGCTGGTGTCGAGCGGCCTCAAGGGCCGGCTCACCCTGCTCGCGCCGCCGACCCGCTAGAATACGGGCGGAGGCCTGTTGATGATTCGTCAGACTGTGTTCGTCGCCGCCCTGGCCATGATGGCCGGCGGTTCGCTCCTGGCTCAAGCTCCCGCGCCGGCGCCGGGCGCCCAGCCCGTCGCCCGCCCGGCACCGGGTCCGGGACTCACGCTCACCACGACCGCGTTCGAGGATGGCGGCGTCATCCCGAACAAGTTCACGTCGGCCGACCCCAAGGGTGTGTCGCCGCACCTGACCTGGACCAACGTGCCGGCCAACACCGTCAGCTTCGCCCTGATCTTCCACGACCCGGACGTGGCGATTCAGCGCAAGGTGGACGATGTGCTGCACGGCATGTGGTTCAACATTCCCGGCACGGCGCGGGAACTGGCGGAGGGGCTGCCGGCGGGCCCGGCGCTGCCGGATGGGACCATCCAGGCGAAGAACCTGCGCGGCCAGAATGCCTACATGGGACCGGGCGCGGGCGCCGCGGGTCCGATGCATCACTACACGTGGGAACTGTTCGCGCTCGACATCAAGCTCGAGCTGACGGCTGATGCGACGCGCGCGGATGTGCTGAAGGCGATCGACGGCCACATCCTCGGCAAGGCCGTGCTGATGGGCCGCTTCAAGCGTCCGGCGCAGTAGAGGTTGTAGGGCACTGCAGGTAGGGCACCCCTTTAAGGGGTGCCCTACGTCAATGGTGCCGCTAGCTGTTGACCGGCTGCGGCTTGAACTCGCCTTCCCACTTCGCTACCACCACCGACGCGAGGCAGTTGCCGACCACGTTGGTCATCGTGCGGCCCATGTCCATCAGGGCATCCACGCCGAGGATCAAGGTGACCCCTTCAAGCGGCAGGTTGTAGCTGGCGAGCGTCGCGGCAAGAATCACCAGCGATGCTCGCGGCACGCCGGCCACCCCCTTGCTCGTGAGCATCAGCGTCAACAGCATCGTCACCTGCTGGCCAATGGTCAGCTCGACGCCCGCGGCCTGCGCGACGAACACGGCGGCCAGGGACAGGTAGAGCGTGCTGCCGTCCAGGTTGAAGCTGTAGCCGAGCGGCAAGATGAACGAGACGATGCGGCGCGGCACGCCGAAGGCCTCGACGCATTCCATCGCGCGCGGCAGCGCGGCTTCGCTCGAGGTCGTGGAGAACGCGATCAGGGCCGGCTCCTTGATCGCCTTGAGGAACCCACCGATCGGGATGCGGAACATCAGCATCACCGGCACCAACACCAGCGTGAAGAAGATCACGAGCGCCACGTAGAGGGTGAACACCAGGTAGGCGAGGTTCTGCAGCACGACCAGCCCGCTGGTGCCGATGGTGTAGGCAATGGCGGCGCCGACGCCGAACGGCGCATACAGCATGACGATGTTAGTGACCTTGAACATCGTCTCGGTGAGCGACTCGCACCATTCGATCATGGGCTTGCCCTTCTCGCCCACCATGCCGAGGCCAATCGCAAAGACGATGCTGAAGACCACGATTTGCAGCACGTCGCCAGTCGCCATCGCCTCAATGACCGAGGTCGGGACCATATGCAGGAGGATCTGATCCCACGTCTGCGCGACGGCGCTGATCGGCGGCGCCCCAGCCGGCGCTGGCAGCACCATGCCCACGCCCGGCTGCATGATGTTGACGGCCAGCAGGCCAATCAGCAGCGCCACCGTGGTCACCACCTCGAAGTAAATCATCGCGCGCAGGCCCATGCGGCCGACGTCCTTGAAGTGGCCGGCGCCGGCGATGCCCGCCACCAGCGTGCCGAACAGCAGCGGCGCGATGATCATCCGGATCATGCGGATGAAGATCAGGCTGAACGGCCGGATGTACTCGGCCACGCTCTTGTCGGTGATGCTGATGACGTAGCCGACGATCAGGCCGACGATCAGGCCGATCATGATCTGGGTGGTCGCGGAAATCCGGGGTTTCGAGGGGGCGGCTGTGATCGACATTCGGTTTGGATTCTAGCGTGAAACGCCCGGAGGGCGGCACATTAGTGCCGCCGGGTCACCGGACCGGCTGGAGCGGCAGGATCGTGATCTTCTTCGAGTTGTATTCGATGATGCGCCAGTGTGGGCACTTCGTGGTGTCGGCGTAGAGCCGCTCGCAGTCGTCGCAGCGGACGCACTCGGTCACCAGGATCTTCGGCCCCTCGATGGCCCCCCACTGGCAGGTCTTCTGGCACATCTTGCAGGTGTTGCATTCCGACCAGCGCTTGATGCGGAACACCGTGAGGTACGACATCAGGCCGAGGGTCGCGCCGACCGGGCACAGGAAGCGGCAGTAGACGTTGCGGACGAACACCGTCGCCAGCAGCAACGCCCCGACGCCAACCCACATCGCCGTGGTCCCGAACAGCCCGAACAGCCAGAACGGCTCAACGTACTGGTAGATCCGCAGGTCGTGGGTGAGGACGTAGTAACCGAGCACGGCGAACAGGATGCCGAACTTGATCAGGCTGGCGCGCTTCTCGATCGACCGCGGCACGTCGAAGCGCCACGTCGCCGGCAGGATGACGTCAAGCGTCTGCGTGAGCGCGCCGTAGGCGCAGATGCGCCCGCAATACAACCGTCCCCACAGCACCGTGGACACCACGGTGAAGCCGAAGAACAGGTACCAGGCGATGTTGTACTTGGGAACCGGCCAGTTCCAGTCGATGGCGCTGAAGATGTTGGTGATCGAGATGAGGTAGCTCTTCGCGAACCCCATGTAGCCGATGGCGAGCGCGAAGGTGACCAGCTTCAGCGGCACGCTCTTGCGCGTGAAGCTGACCAGCGCGAGCGCGAGAAACGCGGCCAGCAGGGCGATGTCGAGATATTGCGGACCGAGGATGTCGGCCCACGTCTCGACCGCCACTTCCTCGAACCCCCAGGGGTCGGCCGCGGGCTGCCCTTCGACTACGCTCAGGCCAAGCCCTGCGACTGCGCTCAGGGCCAGCATCACGGCTTGATCTGATCCGGCGTGAGCACGGCCCTGGCCATGGTGCGCGAGGCGTCACGCAACACGCGGGCGGCGCCGTTGATGGTGATCGAGGCGCGGGACACCGCGGCGATGTCGGTGCCGACGCGGAACGGATCGCGAATGCTCTTGTTCTTGAACTGCGCCACGAACGCCGGCGGGTCGACCGAGAAATAGCCGTAGGGCTCGGAGTTGTAGTCCACCACCACGCCCTGGATGATGCCCCGCGTGTCCATGCCGACCAGGAAGTGGATGGGGCCATGGTAGGCGCGCTCGTCGGGCGCCAGGTCGGTGGTCCAGAAGATGTAGCCGATCGGCGGCGCCGCCGGACTGGTCTTCGGGTCGACGCCGTAAACCTTGTAGTGCAGGGGTGCGCCGCCGAAGGTCGAAAAGCCGCCGGCGTCCGGAAACAGCGTCTTGAAGTGCGGCTCGGGGCGGGGATTCGTGAAGATCCGCTTGGCTTGCGCCGCGATCGTGACCAGGCCGGCCGTGCTGAGCAGCAGAATGAGGACGCCGAATCGTTTCAAACACACCCTCCGTGAAAACCTCGCCAAGCATACGCGGTTCACGCTGAAACTGGTATCGTATGCGCGCCATGACCCTAATCCGCATCTCGTTCCTGACTGGCGCCCTCCTGATGTCGATCAGTGCCGGAGCCGGCGCCCAGACGCCGACCCTCCCGTACGATCACATCCACCTGAACGTGCCCGACGCCGCCGCGGCGTCCGCATGGTACGAGAAGAACTTCGGCGGCACGCGCATCACCGAGGCGCCGAACCGGATCATGTACGGCAGCACGCGCCTGATGTTCCTGCGCAGCACCACGGCCCAGCCGAGCGCCGGCAGCGCCATCGATCACCTCGGCTTCTCGGTCGCCGACCTCGACGCCAAGATGAAGGAACTGGAGGCCGCCGGGGTCAAGATCACGACGCCGGCGCGCGACGTGCCCGGCCTGTTCAAGCTGGCCTTCGTCGAAGACCCGTGGGGCACGCGCATTGAGGTGGTGCAGGACCCCGAGCTGCTCGGCCTGCACCACATCCACATGCGCGGGCCCGACCCCGAGGCCGTGATCACCTGGCTGCTCGACAAGTTCGGCGGCAAGCGCCAGCAGCTCAAGGGCCGCATCGACGCCGTGCGCTACGACGCCGGGGGCTTCAGCAGCATGTGGATCCTGGTGCAGAAGGGCGAGGCGGAGCCGAGCATCGGCCGCGCCATCGATCACATTGGCTGGCGCTCGACCGGGCCGCTCGCCGACACCATGAACGCGCTCACCGCCAAGGGCGTGGTGGCCACCAGCCAGCCGCGGCCGCTCAACCTGCCGAACGGGCCGTCGATCAATTTCGCGTATGTGGCGGGCCCGGCGGGCGCGCGCATCGAGCTGGTGGAGCGTCCCGGGCTCAAGCCCGGCCAATAGCGCTAGGGTTCGCGCTCGAGGCGGACCTTGAGCGCGGTGACGTGCAGGAAGATCATCATCAGCCACCCGGCGGTGGGCATGGCGTTGGCGCACCGCAGCCGGACGTGCTCGCCGGGAACGGCGTCAATCTCGATCGTATGTGAGAACAGCGTGTTGAAGGCCCGGATGCGATGGCGTCCGGGCTCGATCTCCCTCGTCACCGGCCGGCCGTACTTCACCTTCCCCCACGGCTCGTCGTCCACGAACAGGTAGACCTGGCGGTCCTGGAAGTCGCCGCTGGTGTTGCGCGTGATGGTGAGTTGCGCGCGGCTGAGCCGCGCGCCGGAATCGTGAACGGGCGCGGCGCCGTGCCAGGCGCGCTCCAGCGCCGCGACGTCGAGGACCTCGTCGGCGACGGCGGTGATCAGGACCGGTGGCATGCGGCAGGATACGATCGAAGACATCACCTCTACGCATGTTTCTTGCGGCCCAGCTGGCCGGCATGAAACGAATGCCGGGTTCCGGCCGTAGACTGGAGATGAGCCCGGTGCCTGACCGGGCGCAGATCGTGATGAACCCATGAGCGTCCGTTTAGCCGCAGCCGCCATCGGGGCGGTTGCGTTGCTGGCAGCGAATACCTCCTCCACCGACTTCCTTGAAGCCGCCGCGGCCGCACCGCGCGCCACCCTGACCGCCGCGCCGGTGATGTCGCTGCCGGGCAGCGCGGACTCGAACAGTCCCCTGGTGTGGGATCTGGACGAGGGACAGCGAAAGCTGTTCGTGATGACCTCGTTTGCCGGCCAGCCGAACGTGGCCTCGGGGCCCGTGTTGGAGCGGATGGGCGCGCGGACCGAGATCACGCTGCTGCCGCACCCCGGCTACGGCGTCTGGATGGAAGCTGTGGTCACCGACGACGTCGAGACGTGGTACGGCTTCTACCACAACGAGTGGCCGGCCACGGCGTGCGGCCGCGAAGATCGGTTCGTGGCACGCATTGGCGCCGCCAAGTCCACCGACCTCGGCCAGACCTGGCAGGACCTCGGCATCGTGCTGCAGGCGGCCCAGAGCACGACGGCGTGCGACTCCAATAACCGCTACGTGATTGGCGGCGTCGGCGACCTCAGCGTGGCGCTCGACGCCGACAAGAAGTATCTCTACATCTTCTACAGCCAGTACCAAAAGCAGCGCGAGGCGCAGGGCGTCGCGGTGGCGCGATTGTTGTGGGCCGATCGTGATCGGCCCGCGGGCCGCGTCGCCATCTGGCGGAGCGCCGCCTGGGAGCCCAATGCCGGACGCCGCGAATTCTCTCCGTTGTTGCCGGGTGCGATGCGCCGGCGGCTCGAATGGACCTACCCTGCCGCGACGCCGCTGGTCGCCACCACCCAGGCGTGGCACGACGCCGATGACAAGGTCGATGCGTACTGGGGACCGTCGGTGCACTGGAACACCGCGATCGAACAGTACGTGATGCTGCTCAACCGCGCGAAGGACGAGAACTACGCACAGGAAGGCATCTACGTCTCGTACGCGCCCCGGCTGGACGACCCGTCGCTGTGGTCGCCACCGCAGAAGCTGCTCAACGGCGGCAAGTGGTACCCCCAGGTGGTCGGTTCGGCCCCCGGTACCGGGACCGACAAGCGCGCCGGCGCGTCGGCGCGCTTTTTCATGAGCGGCCGCTCGGATTGGATGATTAACTTCTTCAAATGATGCGTGCCGGGGCGGCACCTCTTGCCGGGAGGGAACCACGGCAGCGCGCCCGTCTTCGGACATCTCTGCGTAATCTGCGTCATCTGCGGCCCTGGATTAAGATCCATACATGCGTCGATTCACAGTCGCCCTTGTTGTCCTGTCTGCTGCCGCCCATCTGGCGTCTCAAACTGCGGCCCCACTTGATCTGGTCATCCGCGGCGGACGCGTGATCGATGGCACGGGCTCGCCGGCCCGGGATGCCGACATCGGCGTCCGCAACGGCCGCATTGTCGCCGTCGGGCGGATCACCGATACCGCCAAGGCCACCATCGACGCCACGGGCCTGGTCGTCGCGCCCGGCTTCATCGACGTCCACACCCACGTCGACGAAATCGCGACCCAGCCTGCCATTCCCCACTTCGTCCGCATGGGCGTCACCACCGTGGTGGCCGGCAACTGCGGCTCATCCGCGTTGGACGTCGCCAAGGCGTTCACGGAGATCGAGACCGCGAGGCCCGCGCTCAACTACGCGACGCTCATCGGCCATAACACGGTCCGCCGCGAGGCGATGGGCACCGCCAATCGGCAGGCGACGCCGGATGAACTGCGGACGATGGAGGCCCTGGTCCAGAAGGCGATGCGCGACGGCGCCGTCGGATTCTCCACCGGCCTTCAGTACGTCCCGGGCACCTACGCGGAAACCGCGGAGATCGTCGCGCTCGCGAAGGTCGCCGCGGCCAACCGCGGTTTGTATGCCACGCACATGCGCAACGAGGGCACCGAACTCGAGAAGGCGGTCGCCGAGTCGATTCACATCGCGGAATCGGCCAGGTTGCCGCTCGAGATCTCCCACTTGAAGGTGGATGCGCCCAGCCGCTGGGGATCGAGCGCGAAGGCCCTCGAGATGATGGACGCCGCGCGCGCCCGGGGCGTGCGCGTGAACGCCGACCAGTATGTCTACGATGCGGCGAGCTCCAACCTCGGCATCCGCTTTCCGTCGTGGGCGCTCGAGGGCGGGCAGGAGAGGATCAACCAGCGGCTGCAAGACGAGACGACGTGGCAGAAGATTCGCGCCGAGATGCGCGAACTGATTCGCGAGCGCGGCCTCGAAGACTACAACTTCGCCCGCATCGCCGAATACCGCGCCGACCGCTCGCTGAACGGCCTCACCATCCCGCAGGCCACGCAGAAGGCGCTCGGCAAGACCGACCTGGCCACGCAGCAGGAAATGATGCGCCGCATGCTGATGGCCGGCGGCGCCTCGATGGTCTATCACTTCATGGGCGACGACGACATCGCGCGCATCCTGCGGCATCCCATGGTGTCGATCGCCTCCGACAGCGGGCTCAACACCTTCGGCGAAGGCGTGCCGCACCCGCGCGGCTATGGCAACGCCGTGCGCGCGCTCGGCCTCTACGTGCGCGAGCGCAAGGTGATCAGCCTCGAAGAAGCGGTGCGCAAGATGACGTCGCTCCCGGCGGATCAATTCAGCTTCACGGATCGCGGGCGCCTCGCCCCCGGCATGGCCGCCGACATCGTCATCTTCGATGCGGCGACCGTGGGCGACGTCGCGACCTATTCAGCGCCGCACGCCTATCCGTCTGGCATCAGCTACGTGATTGTGAACGGCACGACAGTGGTCAGCGGCGGCAGGCAGACCGACGCGCGTCCGGGACANNNNNNNNNNTAGGGCCGCACTTTAGTGCGGCCGTCTGATGAGGTTGGTTCGTCGAGCAAGAAGGTCGCTTCGACGCGCGAATCGTGAGACGATCGATTCATGGGCAGGCACACCTTCGCTCTCCTCGCCGTCCTCCTCCTGGGTGGTTCCGCGGCGCTCGCGCAAACACCGCCGAACGTCGATGCGGCCGCCGATCAGGTCTTCAACCGGGTCATGAGTCCGTACTGCCCGGGCCGGGTGCTGGCCACCTGCCCGTCGGGCGCCGCGGAAGTGCTGCGGCAGGAAGTGCGGCGCGACCTCGAAGCGGGCAAGTCGCCGGAGACCATCGAAGCGGGCCTGTATCAGCGCTTCGGCGAGTCCATCCGCGGCCTGCCGCGCACCGACGGCATCGGGCTGCTCGCCTGGGTGTTTCCCGCCGCCGTGTTCACGCTGACCGGGATTTGGCTGGTGGTGTGGCTGCGCCGGCCGCACCGGGGGGACGAGGCGAGCGGCGACCTGAAGGCGCCGGCGGCATCACCGGCCATCCTCGAACGCCTCGAAGACGAACTCGCCGACCTGTCGTAGCGCCGCGTCACCGGACGCGCGCGCTAGCGGAAGACCAGGAAGTGCTGGCGCGGCAGGAAGCCGTGCTTCGCCTCCAGGCGGAAGCCCGCCTGCTTCATCTCGGCCTCGATCTGCTCGGCGGTGAACCGGAATTCCACCGGCGGCCCCTCGGGTGCGTCCTTGCGGAAATCGACAATCGCCACACGGCCGGCCGCGGTCAACGACTTCCTCAGGTCGCGGAAGTAGGCCGGGCGATTGGGAATGTGATGGTAGGTGTCAACGATCAGCACCACGTCAACCGGCTTCGGCAGGTTCGGCCCGGCGGCGCCCGCCAGCACGGGCACGACGTTCATCAGGTGCTCCGACGTCGCCCGCGCCTTGAGGTGTTCCACCATGGCGGGTTCGATGTCCACGGCGTAGACCGTGAGGTCCGCCGCGACCTTGGCCAGCCGCATGCTGAAATAGCCGGTGCCGGCGCCAATGTCGGCCACCGCCATGCCGCCCTTCAACGCCAGCGCGTCGATCACCTTCGACGGCATTTGCCACGCATCGCGCGCCGGATCGTCGAACGACTTGGCAAACTTCGACGGGTCATCGAAACGATGCTGCATGTGATCGGGCTTCGCGCCGGGCGGCTGCTGGGCCTTGATCACGCCCGCGGTCGCGCACGCCATCACGAGAGCCGTCACCGTGTACTTCGTCACCATCGCCAGTTCCTTTCGATCGCGCAACCGCATGAACCGGGCGCACGTCCCGCACCTGGTCCCGAGGCCCGCCCGATGGCCAATGATCCTCCCGGCCGCCCGCGGCGTCCAGCCCGAAACGACACCCCAGGCACAAGGTCATCAACCTCGATCCCTTCGACCTGAACTGAGTGTGACGCGCGCGGCCGACCGCGTATGACATTCGGGGAAGACGAGCGGGCACCCGAGCGCTTACAATCGCCTCCGGCCGTTCACGCGAGCCGTCGCTCGCCGGCGCCGTCCATCGGCGCGACGGCCACTAGGGTGGACCAATGACGTCAACGAAGCGAAATCGCCGCGCCCTCATTGCCGGCCTCGGCCTGGCGGCCACGAGCGTCACGTTCGGAGCGCGCGGCGCCCGGGCGCAAGGCGCCCCGCCGCCCTTCACGCCAGCCCGCCATGAGCAGGATGCGTGGATGTCGGCCATGCCCGGCAAGCACCGCGTGGTGCTCGACATCGTCAGCCCGGAGGGCATTCCCGACGGCATCCGCTTCGCCGGCAATCTGTTCACCGGCAACAAGTCGGCATACGGCATCGAGGAGTCGGAGATGGCCATGATCGTGGTGCTGCGCCACTCCGCCACGGCCTACGGCTACTCGGACGCGATTTGGTCCAAGTACGGCAAGTCGCTCGACGCCAAGGCGACGCCGCCGCCGACGGCGAACCCCTACAACTCCGGCGAGCGCATGCAACTGGCCGGGCTCGCCAAGCGCGGCGTGCAGTTCATCGTCTGCGGCACGGCCAGCCGCGGCCTCGCCGGCCGCATCGCCGGCCAGGGTGGCAATGCCGACGCCGTACTGAAAGAAATGTCGGCGAACCTCATTCCCAACGCGCGCATCGTGTCGGCCGGCGTGGTCGGCGTGACGCACGCGCAGGAGCACGGGTTCACGTTCTTGTACGTCGGATAGGCAAGGACGAGGCGCGAACACTCACTTCAGGAGAACCGACCATGATCAAGACCCTGCTGGCCCTGTCCTTCGGCGTGGCGCTCGTCACCAACGCCGCCGTCGCGCACGCGCAGACATTACCCGTGCCCGGTGTGGAGGCGGCGCGTGATGTTCCCGGTGCCAAGGAGTTGCCGAATCCGGCCATCGTCCACAAGGTGGTGTTCGACATGGCCACGGCCGGCCCGAAGCCCACGGAGGTGCACCCGATGTTGGAGGCGGTGGCGCGCTACGTGAACACGCTCGCGAAGACCGGCGTGCCGGCCGCCAACCGCAAGGTGGCGGTGGTGTTCCACCAGGGCGCCACCGACTACGTCATGGCCAATGAGGCGTACAAGGCACGGCACGACGGCCAGGACAACCCGAACCTCAGCATGATGCAGGCGCTCAAGAAGGCCGGCGTGGACTTCCGCGTCTGCGGCCAGGCCACGCTGGGCCGCAAGATCGAGGCCAAGGAGATCATGCCGGAAGTGCAGCGCGACCTGTGGGCGCTCACGACCATCATCGCCCTGCAGCAGCAGGGCTACGTGCTCATCAAGCCCTGACCGCCGGCGGCTCGCTCTTCGCCGATTGGCTCCACCCGCCTATCCCGTCAGGGCTTGACCGGCACGATTGGCAGCTCGATGAAGCTCGCCGCGCCAGGCGCGTGATAGATGCGCTGCGTGGCCTTGACGTAGTCGCCGGGCTTCGCGAAGAAGATGTTCGGCACGAAGGTCTGCGGATTGCGGTCGTAGAGCGGGAACCAGCTCGATTGCACCTGCACCAGGATGCGGTGCCCGGGCTGGAAC
This sequence is a window from Vicinamibacterales bacterium. Protein-coding genes within it:
- a CDS encoding methyltransferase domain-containing protein, translated to MRDRKELAMVTKYTVTALVMACATAGVIKAQQPPGAKPDHMQHRFDDPSKFAKSFDDPARDAWQMPSKVIDALALKGGMAVADIGAGTGYFSMRLAKVAADLTVYAVDIEPAMVEHLKARATSEHLMNVVPVLAGAAGPNLPKPVDVVLIVDTYHHIPNRPAYFRDLRKSLTAAGRVAIVDFRKDAPEGPPVEFRFTAEQIEAEMKQAGFRLEAKHGFLPRQHFLVFR
- a CDS encoding DsrE family protein yields the protein MIKTLLALSFGVALVTNAAVAHAQTLPVPGVEAARDVPGAKELPNPAIVHKVVFDMATAGPKPTEVHPMLEAVARYVNTLAKTGVPAANRKVAVVFHQGATDYVMANEAYKARHDGQDNPNLSMMQALKKAGVDFRVCGQATLGRKIEAKEIMPEVQRDLWALTTIIALQQQGYVLIKP